Sequence from the Nerophis ophidion isolate RoL-2023_Sa linkage group LG10, RoL_Noph_v1.0, whole genome shotgun sequence genome:
GGCAGCGCGGACGAGGACGAGGCGCTGTCATCTCCGGCGTGGCAGGCGAGTCCACGTCCACACGGGCAGCGCTGGAAGAGCTCCAGGTCCCGCTGCCGCTTTTTCCTGCCACGGCGGGAACACACCTGACCCTCCCGTAAGACCGGCTTGCAGAAGCGTGTCCAGAAGTGGCGAGCGCAGCACAGACTGTCAGAACAGTCTGAGGCGACGAGGCACGGGTCGCCCGCTTGACCTGCAACAGCGATACCAAGACGGTTACGACCACTTCCTGTCACTTTGACCGTATCCTGTGATGCTCACCTTTACCAGACACTGACCTGTATTTCTTCATCCATGCGGTCGTGTCGGGCTTGTCCAGAACCGTCCCATCGCTGGCAATTGTGTCTCCTTCAGGAACGCACGCACCTGCGCGAGACACTGTTAATGTGACACACCTCAACAACGCAACGTTAATGTGCGTCACCCCCCGTCGTACTGTTGCTGCAGCGGTTGCCAGGACAACACATCCCGTCTCGATGGCAAcgcctcttcctcctcctgcagGTCTGGCAGCGGGAGTGGGTGGGGCCTTTTGAGGGGCGTGACAATAGCTTCCCTCGCTGG
This genomic interval carries:
- the LOC133560462 gene encoding dickkopf-related protein 2-like yields the protein MCCPGNRCSNSACVPEGDTIASDGTVLDKPDTTAWMKKYRSVSGKGQAGDPCLVASDCSDSLCCARHFWTRFCKPVLREGQVCSRRGRKKRQRDLELFQRCPCGRGLACHAGDDSASSSSALPMAGKSKFAARSPVAPQTRLHVCRRK